In Methanobacterium sp. Maddingley MBC34, the DNA window CTGGTATGATATTGTCCACAGGTCCTGCAATTTCTTCGGATGGTATATCCCCATGGCAGTTCTTGTACACTCCTCCCATCAGTGCACAGGCCCCTGCAGCTACCACTGCTTTTGGTTCGGGTATGGCTTTGTATATTTCTCGGAGGGGCTGTTCATTGTGTTTGGTTACTGGTCCAGTGACCACCAGTACATCGGCTTCCCTGGGATTCCAGGTTAAGAATACTTTATACTGTTCTGCATCGAATTTGGGAGATAATATGCAGTTAACTATCTCTATGTCACAGCCGTTGCAACCTCCAGTATACACCAACATCACGTGTACGGCTCGACCCCTTGAATATGATTTCAGGCTCATATGATTCCTCTTAAAGATTTTATGGGTTTATGGTCAATTTAAATCTTTTATTTATGATAATCCTTTATTTTATGATACTATCCCTTGCTTTATAGCATTTTACAGGCTTTTATTTCTATTCCCTTCTCTTTCTTATGATGGTATTATCCGCCAGATACTGAGATATAAATGCTATTTTATCATCAGATATCTTCACTGGCTTTTCAAGTAATTGGGATATGTCCGATTCAACTTCCCCCACATCGTTGGGATGTATGGTTCCTGCTTCTCCAAATAACGCGTATAATGGGCAGAAATCGTGACAGTAGTAACAGTGCACGCATTTTTCACTGTGCAGGACTGGTAATTGTGTTTTGGTCAATCCCTCCATGAGTTCCACTGGTTCATCCAGATCCACCATTTCTATAGCCTCAGTAGGGCAGGCGTTACTGCAGCCACCACATCCAATACAGGATACTTCAGCCACCTTGTCGGTGGGCGTTACCCTACCTTCCAGAATCATGTTTC includes these proteins:
- a CDS encoding NADH:ubiquinone oxidoreductase chain I-like protein (overlaps another CDS with the same product name); its protein translation is MTNLVLIFLEGAYTNLKRIIFASDRVTDMDVRNMILEGRVTPTDKVAEVSCIGCGGCSNACPTEAIEMVDLDEPVELMEGLTKTQLPVLHSEKCVHCYYCHDFCPLYALFGEAGTIHPNDVGEVESDISQLLEKPVKISDDKIAFISQYLADNTIIRKRRE
- a CDS encoding Ni,Fe-hydrogenase III small subunit (PFAM: NADH ubiquinone oxidoreductase, 20 Kd subunit); this translates as MSLKSYSRGRAVHVMLVYTGGCNGCDIEIVNCILSPKFDAEQYKVFLTWNPREADVLVVTGPVTKHNEQPLREIYKAIPEPKAVVAAGACALMGGVYKNCHGDIPSEEIAGPVDNIIPVDAKVPGCAVRPQDIVAGLVSALPLLLNAD